A single window of Granulicella mallensis MP5ACTX8 DNA harbors:
- a CDS encoding sensor histidine kinase, producing the protein MKSRSLTHRLIAGVLLAEFLCAALFSAVAITHEMHGRRRAFDVMLRGRADSLMGAVQDAEDPEDNVMVDPTELSLPFEDAYAVATPAGHVLGSSPKSSPELLAALESPHKEGYFNFATGGKQYRAIRTPGMRVIDREEKTGALRIPVTVLYAAPTAHLWHEAVEAVSFYMATGALLLALTALALVWLLRRWLAPLRELAERASQVSVQAWEFVPPEAALHTRELEPMVSSIQKLLAGLQQSFERQRQFTGDAAHELKTSIAVMKSSLQLLLLRQRTAEEYESGIEGVLVDTQRMEELTERMLALARLEEAPSKSQESVDLSSVVQIVAERLRPVAELRQILLGTSVQASSRVAISLDDAEILCSNLILNALQHSAGGSRVMASVENQPGTIVLLVEDHGEGIPAEALPHVFDRFYRADASRSRNSGGAGLGLAMCKAIAEHCGGSIEIVSTPGAGTRVRVVLPASA; encoded by the coding sequence ATGAAGTCGCGCTCGCTGACGCACAGGCTGATCGCCGGAGTTCTGCTGGCGGAGTTCCTGTGTGCGGCGTTGTTCTCGGCCGTGGCCATCACGCACGAGATGCACGGGCGCAGACGCGCCTTCGACGTGATGCTGCGTGGTCGTGCGGACTCATTGATGGGCGCGGTGCAGGACGCTGAAGACCCTGAAGATAACGTCATGGTCGACCCGACGGAGCTATCGCTGCCCTTTGAGGACGCCTACGCTGTGGCGACTCCCGCGGGCCACGTACTCGGGAGCTCTCCGAAGTCCTCCCCGGAGCTGCTGGCGGCGTTGGAGTCGCCGCATAAAGAGGGATACTTCAACTTCGCGACCGGCGGCAAGCAGTACCGGGCGATTCGCACGCCGGGCATGCGCGTGATCGATCGGGAAGAGAAGACGGGCGCGTTACGCATTCCCGTGACAGTTCTTTACGCTGCTCCGACCGCGCATCTGTGGCACGAGGCTGTGGAGGCTGTGAGCTTCTATATGGCCACAGGCGCTCTGCTGCTGGCCCTGACGGCGCTGGCGCTCGTCTGGCTGTTGCGGCGCTGGCTAGCGCCTCTGCGTGAGCTAGCTGAGCGTGCCAGCCAGGTGTCGGTGCAGGCCTGGGAGTTTGTGCCGCCGGAGGCTGCCCTGCACACCCGCGAGCTGGAGCCGATGGTCTCCTCGATCCAGAAGCTGCTCGCCGGACTGCAGCAGTCCTTTGAACGCCAGCGCCAGTTCACGGGAGACGCCGCACATGAGCTGAAGACGTCGATTGCGGTAATGAAGTCGAGTCTGCAACTGCTGTTGTTGCGGCAGCGAACGGCGGAAGAGTACGAGAGCGGCATCGAAGGCGTGCTCGTCGATACGCAGCGCATGGAAGAGCTCACGGAGCGAATGCTCGCGCTGGCACGCCTTGAAGAGGCTCCCTCAAAGAGTCAGGAGAGTGTGGACCTGTCCTCGGTGGTGCAGATCGTTGCAGAGCGCCTGAGGCCCGTGGCGGAGCTGCGGCAGATTCTTCTTGGCACGAGTGTTCAGGCCTCAAGCAGGGTTGCTATTTCTCTGGACGATGCGGAGATCCTTTGCTCCAACCTGATCCTGAATGCGTTGCAGCACAGCGCGGGTGGCAGCCGCGTTATGGCAAGCGTGGAGAACCAGCCAGGCACAATCGTGCTGCTGGTCGAAGACCATGGCGAGGGCATCCCCGCTGAGGCGTTGCCGCATGTCTTCGATCGTTTCTATCGCGCCGATGCTTCGCGAAGCCGCAATAGCGGCGGCGCGGGCCTGGGACTCGCGATGTGCAAGGCCATTGCCGAGCACTGTGGGGGAAGTATCGAGATCGTGAGCACCCCTGGAGCGGGCACCCGGGTGAGAGTGGTCCTGCCGGCAAGTGCATAG
- a CDS encoding response regulator transcription factor: MRVLIVEDEVRIAHNIATALREGSGFAVDCADNGADGATLSAQGHYDLMLLDLMLPGLDGMGIVRQVRARGDSTPILVLTARSEREKVVELLNAGADDYLTKPFDLGELLARVKALIRRGKGVAHPLITFGRLRVNTIEQTVRCADLLVDLSPTEYRIFEYLIFRPRAIVSKRELLEHLYDYRWEHHSNVIEAHVSNLRKKLRAMGEEATVETIRGRGYRLFAPESPQ; the protein is encoded by the coding sequence ATGCGTGTACTCATCGTTGAAGACGAAGTTCGGATTGCCCATAACATCGCGACAGCCTTGCGCGAAGGTTCTGGCTTTGCGGTAGATTGTGCTGACAATGGCGCCGATGGCGCGACCCTATCGGCGCAGGGGCACTATGACTTGATGTTGCTGGACCTCATGCTGCCCGGTTTGGATGGGATGGGCATCGTTCGCCAAGTGCGGGCTCGCGGCGACTCGACGCCGATCCTTGTGCTGACGGCCCGCAGTGAACGCGAGAAGGTGGTCGAACTGCTCAATGCAGGCGCCGACGACTACCTGACCAAGCCGTTCGACCTCGGCGAGTTGCTGGCGCGGGTCAAGGCGCTGATCCGGCGCGGTAAGGGCGTGGCACATCCCCTCATCACCTTTGGGCGGTTGCGCGTGAACACCATTGAGCAGACGGTGAGGTGTGCGGATCTCCTCGTCGACCTCTCGCCGACGGAGTACCGGATCTTCGAATACCTCATCTTCCGCCCCCGCGCCATCGTATCCAAGCGGGAGCTGCTGGAGCACCTCTACGACTATCGCTGGGAGCACCACTCCAACGTCATTGAGGCGCATGTCTCCAACCTGCGCAAGAAGCTGCGCGCGATGGGCGAAGAGGCTACAGTCGAAACCATTCGCGGCCGGGGCTATCGGCTGTTTGCTCCGGAGAGCCCCCAATGA
- a CDS encoding fibronectin type III domain-containing protein, with protein MMLRFSASLLAATFSLVARGQVVHVSPTGNDKAHGTQAAPVRSLEHALALARQTHEHTVELAGGVYRLSAPLILTSADSGLTLKAAAHENVTLSGGTRITGWKLTDARRSVWSARIPEEIAAPRQIYVDGVRASRAQGRSPVKLTMTETGYTADSDLLSHWRHPDDLEFVYTGGNALWGEPSVGLGSWTEPRCPVSAVHGTEIEMAEPCWQNSTKRIILPNGARSANLVGPASVGKQPTYIDNAYELLGTPGEFYFDRTTHMLFYTPRKGEDLHSADVEVPVLESLLELHGSVEEPVQHVTISGITFAYAAWQEPSTSEGFSEIQANYRVTTYNGAAKQALCTLVPGGTCPFAAWTPEPGNVSATFTDDLHFTRDTFTHLGAAGLSLSGGAHRDVIEGCVFTDISGNGLELAGVDKPMAPDVEFAIKNRIEDNLFRNVGAEFHGGIPIVVGYARFTHIAHNQIDHVPYAGISIGWGGWPDKIALPGVMNRSTGNVIERNRITHFMLKLSDGGGIYTQGRTGVTIADGEHVESNVIDDQFSTGHAIYTDNGSAMITVRGNVMFNTNHDNWGSRHKDYYDGGKGDNNDPLAIEGNWWEQGDPDTAGKQVIEKGNHTITALNQAPAELLEDAGIETGFRDLITAPTPRTAPEAPSAVSAFETSTEAYITWRPPVFEGGAPVDHYTVRSSDGLQVTLPAEKFNKLAYTRMPVKRASRPRTFTVTASNAYGSSVKSLPSNPVTASTAPISRPGLPQTVKAYVEGSRASIHFGDPKENAEGIIAYAVTVRPGGRRQIFTGRRTLTLEGRHVTFVTLDGLTPGTKYTFGVSAVNPLGEGEPAWTNDSADTSQP; from the coding sequence ATGATGCTTCGCTTTTCTGCTTCCCTACTTGCCGCCACATTCTCTCTCGTCGCACGCGGGCAAGTAGTCCACGTCTCGCCCACCGGCAACGATAAGGCGCATGGGACGCAAGCCGCGCCGGTGCGGTCTCTGGAGCATGCCCTCGCACTCGCACGGCAGACGCACGAGCACACGGTTGAGCTTGCTGGCGGCGTCTATCGCCTTTCAGCTCCTTTGATACTGACATCAGCGGACTCCGGGCTTACGCTCAAGGCCGCGGCCCATGAGAACGTTACCCTGAGCGGCGGCACGCGCATTACAGGATGGAAGCTTACCGACGCGCGGCGGTCTGTGTGGTCCGCACGTATTCCCGAGGAGATTGCAGCACCACGCCAGATCTATGTCGATGGGGTTCGCGCAAGCCGTGCGCAGGGACGTTCGCCTGTGAAGCTGACGATGACCGAGACCGGCTATACCGCCGACAGCGATCTGCTTTCGCACTGGAGACACCCTGACGATCTCGAGTTCGTTTACACCGGCGGCAATGCTCTTTGGGGAGAGCCCTCCGTAGGCCTGGGCTCCTGGACCGAACCGCGCTGCCCCGTGTCTGCCGTTCACGGGACGGAGATCGAGATGGCCGAGCCCTGCTGGCAGAACTCCACCAAGCGCATCATACTGCCGAACGGCGCGCGCAGTGCGAACCTCGTGGGTCCAGCAAGCGTGGGCAAGCAGCCCACCTACATCGACAACGCCTATGAACTCCTCGGCACACCAGGAGAGTTCTACTTCGACCGCACAACCCACATGCTCTTCTATACGCCTCGCAAGGGAGAAGACCTGCACAGTGCGGACGTCGAAGTGCCGGTGCTCGAATCGCTGCTTGAACTGCACGGAAGCGTGGAAGAGCCGGTACAGCATGTCACGATCTCAGGCATCACCTTCGCCTACGCCGCGTGGCAGGAACCCAGCACCTCGGAGGGCTTCTCCGAGATCCAGGCCAACTACCGCGTCACCACCTATAACGGCGCAGCGAAGCAGGCACTCTGCACGCTCGTCCCCGGCGGCACCTGTCCCTTTGCCGCCTGGACACCTGAGCCCGGCAACGTCTCTGCGACTTTTACCGATGACCTCCACTTCACACGGGACACTTTCACCCATCTCGGCGCAGCGGGCCTTTCGCTGAGCGGCGGGGCCCATAGAGATGTGATCGAAGGCTGCGTCTTCACCGACATCTCCGGCAATGGACTGGAGCTCGCGGGCGTAGACAAACCGATGGCACCGGATGTCGAATTCGCCATCAAAAACCGCATCGAAGATAACCTGTTTCGCAATGTCGGAGCGGAGTTCCACGGAGGCATCCCCATCGTCGTAGGCTATGCCCGCTTCACCCACATCGCGCACAACCAGATCGACCATGTTCCCTACGCGGGCATCTCCATCGGCTGGGGCGGATGGCCCGACAAGATTGCACTGCCAGGCGTAATGAATCGTTCCACCGGGAATGTCATCGAGCGCAACCGCATCACGCACTTCATGCTCAAGCTCTCCGATGGCGGTGGCATCTACACCCAGGGGCGAACGGGTGTAACGATTGCCGATGGTGAGCACGTGGAAAGCAACGTGATCGACGACCAGTTCAGTACCGGGCACGCTATCTATACCGACAACGGCTCCGCCATGATCACGGTTCGCGGCAACGTGATGTTCAACACCAATCACGACAACTGGGGCTCTCGCCACAAGGATTACTACGATGGCGGGAAAGGGGACAATAACGATCCCCTCGCCATTGAAGGCAACTGGTGGGAGCAGGGCGATCCCGACACGGCGGGCAAACAGGTGATCGAGAAAGGCAATCACACGATCACCGCACTGAACCAGGCTCCCGCCGAGTTACTCGAGGACGCTGGAATCGAAACGGGCTTCCGTGATCTGATCACCGCTCCAACGCCGAGAACCGCGCCCGAAGCGCCCTCTGCCGTCTCCGCCTTTGAGACGTCAACCGAGGCCTACATCACGTGGCGTCCTCCGGTCTTCGAAGGCGGCGCGCCAGTCGATCACTACACTGTTCGATCGAGCGATGGTCTTCAGGTCACGCTCCCGGCCGAGAAGTTCAATAAGCTTGCCTACACCCGGATGCCCGTCAAACGGGCTTCAAGACCCCGCACCTTCACGGTCACGGCCTCCAATGCTTATGGCAGCAGCGTCAAGTCCCTGCCCTCTAATCCGGTAACCGCATCCACTGCGCCGATCAGCCGTCCGGGCTTGCCGCAGACGGTCAAAGCCTATGTCGAAGGCAGTCGCGCCAGTATCCACTTTGGAGATCCGAAGGAGAATGCGGAAGGGATCATTGCCTATGCTGTCACCGTCCGGCCGGGCGGTCGCAGGCAAATTTTTACGGGACGCCGCACGCTGACACTGGAAGGCCGCCACGTTACCTTCGTCACATTGGATGGTCTGACGCCAGGCACGAAGTATACGTTCGGGGTCTCTGCAGTAAATCCGTTGGGAGAGGGCGAACCTGCGTGGACGAATGATTCGGCAGATACCTCGCAGCCATAG
- the fucP gene encoding L-fucose:H+ symporter permease, protein MNIAVDTPSSTGPSSSGQQPRLFPVGHMVPFVLVTVLFFIWGMSNNLTDILVQQFKKSFELSPLQAQLVQTAVFLGYFCMALPAALGMRKWGYKAGILAGLCLFGVGTLMFWPAAVIGRYWLMLTALFVVGCGSATLETAANPFIAQTGAPETSEQRLNFSQAFNPPGTIMGVLIGTFFIFSGVELSGGKVAEMKVAGTYAAYLHGEIMRVVPTYVTLGCVVLLLALVIGLTRFPANAREHDASEEHNLGSQLLSLLRSPGLLAAIVAQFCYCGAQVSTWSAFIPYVKQYTHATERTAALFLTGNLIAFAAGRIISTGLMRWFAPAKMMGVYAIVNICLIGLGILHPGLVGAGALLLTSFFMSVMFPTIFALGVKGLGPRTKLGGSLIVMSVVGAAVVPPLLGLIAKHFGSYALGYGVVIACYVVVAVYGLRPRPVTSVHTVPVMP, encoded by the coding sequence GTGAATATCGCCGTCGACACGCCCTCTTCAACCGGACCCTCCAGCAGTGGCCAACAGCCCCGTCTTTTTCCCGTGGGGCACATGGTGCCGTTCGTGCTGGTTACGGTGCTCTTCTTTATCTGGGGAATGTCGAACAACCTCACCGATATTCTGGTGCAGCAGTTCAAGAAGTCCTTTGAGCTCTCGCCCCTGCAGGCACAGCTGGTACAGACGGCGGTCTTTCTCGGCTATTTCTGCATGGCGCTCCCTGCGGCGCTGGGCATGCGGAAGTGGGGCTACAAGGCGGGCATCCTGGCGGGACTCTGCCTGTTTGGCGTGGGCACGCTCATGTTCTGGCCTGCGGCTGTGATCGGGCGTTACTGGCTCATGTTGACGGCACTGTTTGTCGTGGGTTGCGGCTCGGCGACGCTGGAGACGGCGGCGAATCCCTTCATCGCCCAGACCGGTGCTCCCGAGACCTCGGAGCAGCGGCTGAACTTTTCCCAGGCCTTTAACCCACCCGGCACCATCATGGGTGTCTTGATCGGCACCTTCTTCATCTTCTCCGGCGTCGAGCTTTCAGGCGGCAAGGTGGCGGAAATGAAGGTGGCCGGTACCTATGCCGCCTACCTTCATGGCGAGATCATGCGGGTTGTGCCTACGTATGTCACGCTTGGCTGCGTTGTCCTGCTCCTTGCCCTGGTGATTGGTCTGACGCGTTTTCCTGCGAACGCTCGTGAGCATGACGCGAGCGAGGAGCACAACCTTGGCTCACAACTTTTATCTCTGCTGCGAAGCCCCGGGCTTCTGGCCGCCATCGTCGCACAATTCTGCTACTGCGGCGCACAGGTAAGCACCTGGTCCGCGTTTATTCCGTACGTGAAGCAATACACCCACGCCACCGAGCGGACGGCAGCCTTATTCCTGACCGGAAACCTGATTGCCTTCGCCGCCGGCCGCATTATCTCTACAGGGTTGATGCGGTGGTTTGCACCCGCAAAGATGATGGGTGTCTACGCCATCGTCAATATTTGTTTGATTGGTCTGGGCATCCTGCACCCGGGGCTGGTGGGCGCAGGCGCTCTTCTGCTTACGAGCTTCTTCATGTCAGTTATGTTCCCCACGATCTTTGCGCTCGGGGTAAAGGGCCTGGGGCCGCGCACCAAGCTGGGTGGTTCCTTGATCGTGATGTCGGTGGTGGGCGCGGCTGTTGTGCCGCCTCTGCTGGGGTTGATTGCGAAGCACTTCGGCAGCTATGCACTGGGCTATGGGGTGGTGATCGCCTGCTATGTTGTGGTTGCTGTCTATGGCTTGCGCCCGCGTCCGGTAACGAGCGTGCATACCGTCCCTGTGATGCCGTAG
- a CDS encoding L-fuconate dehydratase, which yields MKPITITNTRVIDVRFPTSREHIGSDAVNKDPDYSAAYCILETDAGIEGHGLTFTLGRGTELCVSALRYLTQFVQGRTLESLTSNLNAMYLELTGDTQFRWLGPEKGVIHLACGALVNAVWDLYAKAEGKPVWRLLADMTPEQIVSAIDFRYIADALSPEEALAILRKGKEGQQQRLAEIIAGGYPAYTTSAGWFGFSDEKIRRLCREGIADGWTHFKLKVGGVPEDDLRRGRIVREEIGWQNRMMVDANQKWGVEEAISRTRQLAELQPWWMEEPTSPDDILGHARIRREAAPTRIATGEHCHNSVMFKQLFQAGSIDVCQIDSCRVAGVNENLAIILMAAKFGIPVCPHAGGVGLCEYVQHLSIFDFLSVSGTMENRVIEYVDHLHEHFRYPVKIRRGHYLVPTDPGYSCEMLPESLNKFSFPEGEVWKEQELETSLAQK from the coding sequence TTGAAGCCCATTACGATTACCAACACGCGTGTCATCGATGTGCGGTTCCCGACATCGCGTGAGCACATTGGATCTGACGCTGTAAATAAAGATCCCGACTACTCCGCGGCGTACTGCATCCTTGAAACCGATGCCGGGATAGAAGGACATGGGCTTACCTTTACCTTGGGTCGCGGCACGGAGCTTTGTGTCAGCGCGCTCCGCTACCTGACCCAGTTTGTGCAGGGGCGCACGTTGGAGTCTTTGACGTCCAATCTCAATGCCATGTACCTGGAGTTGACCGGGGACACTCAGTTTCGCTGGCTCGGGCCGGAAAAGGGCGTAATTCATCTGGCCTGCGGCGCGCTGGTGAACGCTGTCTGGGACCTGTATGCCAAGGCTGAAGGTAAGCCGGTCTGGCGTCTGCTTGCTGATATGACGCCGGAACAGATCGTCTCGGCTATCGACTTTCGTTATATTGCCGACGCGCTTTCGCCGGAAGAGGCGCTCGCTATCCTGCGCAAGGGCAAAGAGGGCCAGCAGCAGCGGCTCGCGGAGATCATAGCTGGCGGTTACCCGGCCTATACGACCTCGGCCGGCTGGTTTGGCTTCAGCGACGAAAAGATTCGGCGCCTTTGCCGCGAGGGCATTGCCGACGGCTGGACCCACTTCAAGCTCAAGGTGGGCGGCGTGCCGGAGGACGACCTGCGGCGCGGCCGGATTGTGCGCGAGGAGATTGGCTGGCAGAACCGCATGATGGTCGATGCCAATCAGAAGTGGGGCGTCGAGGAGGCAATCAGCCGTACGCGGCAGCTCGCCGAGCTTCAGCCCTGGTGGATGGAAGAGCCCACGAGCCCGGACGATATCCTGGGCCACGCGCGTATCCGCCGCGAGGCCGCTCCGACCCGCATTGCAACGGGTGAGCACTGCCATAACAGCGTCATGTTCAAGCAGCTGTTTCAGGCTGGTTCGATCGATGTCTGCCAGATCGATAGCTGCCGGGTCGCGGGCGTGAATGAGAACCTGGCGATCATCCTGATGGCCGCAAAGTTTGGCATCCCGGTCTGCCCGCATGCCGGTGGTGTTGGCCTGTGCGAGTATGTGCAGCATCTCTCGATCTTCGATTTTCTGAGCGTCTCGGGCACGATGGAGAATCGCGTGATCGAGTACGTCGATCACCTGCATGAGCACTTCCGGTACCCGGTAAAGATTCGCCGGGGACACTACCTGGTGCCCACCGATCCCGGTTATAGCTGTGAGATGTTGCCTGAATCTCTGAACAAGTTCAGCTTTCCCGAGGGTGAGGTATGGAAAGAGCAGGAACTCGAAACTAGCCTGGCTCAAAAGTAG
- a CDS encoding SDR family NAD(P)-dependent oxidoreductase yields MFDLKGKRAVVTGAASGIGLAIAELFAAHQADVVLLDLDAQKTAGAAKAIAEKTSASATGIACDVSRADSVAEAFSQAGGQLDILVNCAGIAHVGNLLSTTPEDMDRLYSVNVRGTYLCMQAAIKPMLEAKHGVILNLASIAATAGLTDRFAYSMTKGAVLSMTLSAAKDYISQGIRCNCISPARVHTPFVDGFLAKNYPGQEAEKMKALAQAQPIGRMGTPAEIAVLALYLCSDEASFLTGVDYPIDGGFFNLR; encoded by the coding sequence GTGTTTGATCTTAAGGGGAAACGGGCCGTTGTAACGGGCGCAGCCAGCGGTATAGGCCTGGCGATAGCCGAGCTATTTGCAGCACACCAGGCCGATGTCGTATTGCTCGATCTCGATGCGCAAAAGACAGCCGGAGCGGCCAAGGCCATTGCAGAGAAGACATCGGCCAGCGCTACAGGCATTGCCTGCGATGTCTCCCGCGCGGACAGCGTCGCGGAGGCCTTCAGCCAGGCCGGCGGCCAGCTCGACATCCTCGTCAACTGCGCCGGCATCGCGCACGTGGGTAACCTGCTCTCCACCACTCCCGAGGACATGGACCGGCTCTACTCGGTGAACGTGCGCGGTACGTACCTGTGCATGCAGGCCGCAATCAAGCCCATGCTCGAAGCCAAGCACGGCGTAATCCTCAACTTGGCTTCGATCGCCGCAACCGCAGGGCTCACCGACCGGTTCGCCTACTCCATGACGAAGGGCGCGGTGCTGTCGATGACGCTCTCCGCGGCCAAGGACTATATTTCGCAGGGCATTCGCTGCAACTGCATCTCCCCGGCGCGCGTCCACACACCGTTTGTGGACGGCTTTCTCGCCAAGAACTACCCTGGCCAGGAAGCGGAGAAGATGAAGGCCCTAGCCCAGGCCCAGCCGATCGGGCGCATGGGCACTCCTGCAGAGATCGCAGTGCTGGCACTCTATCTCTGCTCGGACGAGGCTTCGTTCCTGACCGGTGTCGACTATCCGATCGATGGCGGCTTCTTCAACCTGCGCTAG
- a CDS encoding L-fucose dehydrogenase → MDLGLKGHVIVVTGGASGIGEAVTRACLDEDAKVVVVSRVSENVEHFIEEMQREEKPCDFIESHLEDPAQCRRAVEYVQQKYGRLDGLVNNAGANDGVGLASGDPDRFLESLRQNLVHYYAMAHYALPMLKEAKGSIVNISSKVALTGQGGTSAYAAAKGAQLALTREWAAELLPFGVRVNSVLPAEVLTPLYKRWLDTRDDPAAALKSITNKIPLGHRMTEGSEIAAMTVFLLSSKQSGHTTAQHLIVDGGYTHLDRALT, encoded by the coding sequence ATGGATCTGGGATTGAAAGGTCACGTCATCGTAGTGACCGGCGGCGCCTCGGGCATTGGAGAAGCCGTAACCCGCGCCTGCCTGGACGAGGACGCAAAGGTTGTCGTCGTCAGCCGCGTCTCGGAGAACGTCGAACACTTTATCGAAGAGATGCAGCGCGAGGAAAAGCCCTGCGACTTCATCGAATCGCACCTCGAAGACCCCGCGCAATGCCGGCGCGCCGTCGAGTATGTGCAGCAGAAGTACGGCAGGCTTGACGGATTGGTGAACAACGCCGGAGCCAACGACGGCGTTGGCCTGGCCAGCGGCGATCCGGACCGCTTTCTCGAGAGCCTGCGGCAGAACCTGGTTCACTACTACGCCATGGCCCACTATGCGCTGCCAATGCTGAAGGAGGCGAAGGGTTCCATCGTCAATATCAGCTCCAAGGTAGCGCTCACCGGCCAGGGAGGAACCTCGGCCTACGCGGCAGCGAAGGGCGCGCAGCTTGCCCTCACCCGCGAGTGGGCGGCAGAACTGCTTCCCTTCGGCGTTCGCGTGAACAGCGTGCTGCCTGCAGAGGTTCTGACTCCGCTCTACAAACGCTGGCTCGACACCCGCGACGACCCGGCGGCCGCGCTGAAATCGATCACAAACAAGATTCCGTTGGGCCATCGCATGACGGAAGGCTCTGAGATTGCGGCAATGACGGTGTTTTTACTGTCTTCGAAGCAGTCCGGCCACACGACGGCGCAACACCTCATCGTCGATGGCGGCTACACGCATCTGGATCGTGCACTGACCTAG
- a CDS encoding glycosyltransferase, with product MSNILICALPNPGHVTPMLSVGVHLASLGHTVIFHTGDIFRRQVEETGLRFAPMTGKANIDYRNPGNAAERETLTGVARILNNIKYWFIDPLPDQHRGLLQVLNETRVDLILTSSMYLGCFPMLLGPRENRPPVIGCGVTPLMLRSIDCGLDSYDATPEGRKRNQAEHIQMERGFQPVADLLNLALSECGSPPLSGFWFDAIYTVPDLFLQFTGDAFEYPRSDMPSKVRYVGPVLPNKTSSFKEPAWWTELDGSKPVVLVTQGTFANFDLQELLQPTLMALKEDNALVIAATGRANIDDLLAPSNSRVETFVPFVPLLPKVDVLVTNGGYGAVQQSLSFGVPLVVAGDTEEKAFTASRVEWTGTGINLRTGRPTPEQIQTAVRTVLTDKRYREQAQRVQNNFAQYNALNEIARTVDAVLADPMRSSLVDAPQAVV from the coding sequence TTGAGTAACATCCTGATCTGCGCTCTCCCAAATCCTGGCCACGTAACGCCGATGCTATCTGTAGGAGTTCATCTGGCGAGTCTAGGCCATACAGTCATATTTCATACTGGAGATATTTTCCGCCGGCAGGTGGAAGAAACTGGTCTTCGATTCGCTCCAATGACCGGAAAAGCCAATATCGATTATAGAAATCCAGGGAATGCAGCCGAAAGGGAAACACTGACGGGAGTCGCACGGATTCTCAATAACATCAAATACTGGTTCATTGATCCCCTCCCGGATCAACATCGGGGCCTGCTGCAAGTCTTGAATGAAACGCGGGTTGATTTGATCCTGACGTCTTCCATGTATCTCGGATGCTTTCCGATGTTGTTAGGGCCAAGGGAGAATCGACCACCAGTCATAGGCTGTGGAGTGACTCCCTTGATGCTGCGAAGTATCGATTGTGGTCTCGACTCGTATGACGCCACCCCCGAAGGTCGCAAGCGCAATCAGGCAGAGCATATTCAAATGGAGAGAGGTTTTCAGCCGGTTGCCGACCTGCTGAATCTGGCACTCTCCGAATGCGGCTCTCCTCCACTTTCTGGCTTTTGGTTCGACGCCATCTACACTGTGCCTGATTTATTTCTGCAGTTCACCGGCGACGCATTCGAATATCCACGCAGCGACATGCCATCAAAAGTTCGCTATGTGGGACCAGTATTGCCGAATAAAACCTCAAGCTTCAAAGAACCTGCGTGGTGGACTGAATTGGATGGATCAAAACCAGTGGTCCTCGTTACCCAGGGCACATTCGCCAACTTCGATTTACAGGAATTGCTCCAGCCTACGCTCATGGCTTTGAAAGAAGACAATGCTCTTGTCATCGCAGCTACAGGACGCGCCAATATTGATGACCTTCTTGCTCCCTCTAATTCGAGGGTCGAGACATTTGTCCCTTTTGTACCGCTGCTGCCAAAAGTCGACGTGCTTGTCACCAACGGTGGATACGGTGCGGTGCAACAGTCACTCAGCTTTGGCGTACCGCTGGTAGTTGCCGGTGACACAGAAGAAAAGGCGTTTACCGCGAGCCGCGTGGAGTGGACAGGCACGGGAATCAATCTGAGGACAGGACGTCCCACCCCTGAGCAGATTCAAACTGCAGTGCGCACCGTCCTGACAGATAAGCGATATCGGGAGCAGGCACAGAGAGTACAGAACAACTTCGCCCAATATAACGCGCTAAACGAAATCGCCCGAACCGTTGATGCCGTGCTTGCAGACCCGATGAGAAGCTCGTTAGTAGATGCTCCGCAAGCCGTCGTCTAA
- a CDS encoding alpha/beta hydrolase has protein sequence MSADPHKDGTVHRFGASLEEASGAVILLHGRGGSAEDILSLAEAMYNPRLVYLAPQAAGSTWYPNSFLAPRESNEPWLSSALRKVESVLDLAIAAGIPRERIVVGGFSQGACLSTEFVATHPGRYAGLIALTGGLIGPLGSDVTHVGDLAGTPVFFGSGDPDPHVPWSRVQESAEVLTDMGAKVTARRYPGRPHTVSQEELEFGRRLLQDAFAAV, from the coding sequence ATGAGCGCCGACCCTCACAAGGACGGAACGGTGCATCGCTTCGGGGCCTCTTTGGAAGAGGCCTCGGGAGCGGTCATCCTGCTACACGGACGCGGCGGATCGGCCGAGGACATCCTGTCGCTGGCCGAGGCGATGTACAACCCTCGTCTGGTCTATCTCGCGCCGCAGGCTGCGGGTTCCACGTGGTATCCAAACTCATTTCTTGCGCCGCGCGAGAGCAATGAGCCGTGGCTCAGCTCTGCGCTGCGTAAGGTCGAGTCCGTCCTTGATCTCGCGATCGCTGCGGGGATTCCCCGGGAGCGCATCGTGGTGGGCGGGTTCTCCCAGGGAGCCTGCCTGTCGACGGAGTTTGTTGCCACGCATCCGGGGCGCTATGCAGGCCTGATTGCTTTGACCGGAGGCCTTATTGGGCCTCTGGGCAGCGATGTCACGCATGTTGGCGACCTGGCGGGAACACCCGTGTTCTTTGGCAGCGGCGATCCCGATCCGCATGTGCCGTGGAGCAGGGTACAGGAGTCCGCCGAGGTGCTCACGGATATGGGCGCGAAGGTGACGGCGCGACGCTACCCCGGCCGCCCGCATACGGTGTCTCAGGAGGAGCTTGAGTTCGGACGGCGGCTTCTGCAGGATGCGTTCGCGGCAGTGTAG